In Pseudobdellovibrio exovorus JSS, the genomic stretch CAGTTTTACCTTGTTCGCTTTGATGCAACCGAAGATAGCGAGGCCGTACAGCAGGTTCTGCGAAAATACGACATCAAAGGCTTGCCAACTGTCATGTTTATCAATAGAAATGGCGTCTTACTTAAAGAACTTACCTTTACACAGTTTCTGGATATAGGCGCGGTTCAACCACGAATGCAGGAGGCTCTTAGATGAGCAGCACAAAAAATCCATTAAAAACTAGCGCTGATAAAAACACAGATCCAACAGTGCGTTTAAATAAACTCTTAGCTGAACGCGGCTTAGCTTCCCGTCGCGGAGCCGACAAGCTGATTGCCGATGGCCTTGTCATGGTTAACGGAAAAAAAGTGTACGAGCTGGGTGTTAAAGTAAATCCGAATAAAGACCGCATCACTGTAGATGGCAAACCCATCAAGTCTAAAACAGAAAGCCTGTACATCATGTTCAATAAACCTAAGAACGTGATCACCTCAATGAGTGACCCTTTAGAGCGTCCTACTGTTGCCGACTTCATGGCTGAACTTCCTGTACGTGTCTTCCCTATTGGTCGTCTTGACTGGGATAGTGAAGGTTTATTGCTTCTGACAAATGACGGCGACTTTGCTCAACGTGTGATGCACCCGAAAACAGAAGTCACTAAAACGTATCACGTCAAATTAGATGGTCAGCCTTTAGATTATCAAATCAAAAAATTATTAACTGGTGTTTCTATCCCCGGTGGTCGTGTTAAAGCCAAACACGTAGAAAAACTGAAACAGGCAAAGTCTAAAGATCGTAAAACATCTGAAAAACATGACTGGTACAAAATCATCATCACTGAGGGTAAAAACCATCAAGTGCGCGAGATGTTCAAAAAAATCGGCTACGATGTTTTAAAACTTCATCGCGTAGCTATCGGAAAACTGCGCATCGGTCAGCTTGGCCGCGGCGAAATGGTTTTCTTGAATGAAGCGGCCGCTAGCCGCGTGTTCTTGCAGGATCTTCCTGAAGAAGCACATGGTAAACGTGATGTGCGCCATAAATCGAAAAAGGCCACCAGCGAAAAACCACTGACGAAGAAAAAATTCAATAAGGTGTTGAATAAGGCTTAGTCCCCGACTTCCATTATCAGCTCCGTTACTTTCAACTCTTTTCTAATTCCTATCCCCTATTTGGGGGGTGCCTGATGGCTTAATCTGCGGCTTAATTAAAAGGTGTTTATAGCAAGGAGCTACTATGAAACCCCTAAGTCGCAATAAAAAATCTCTCTCTACCCGATCAAGTAAACTGAGACCAAAAAAGAGTGCTAGTCCAACTCGTTATTATCCTCCTGCCGTTATACAAAATAAACAGGCTCAGCTTCTAGATGGGGTCGATTTCAATGGAAAGTCAGTCCGCGCTTTGAAAGTAGTGGTAACTTTGGACCGAACAAAGGATGCTGTAAAACCACCCAAGCAAATAAAACTGCATGTTGAAAGTACCGAGTCTGGAACCTGGAAATATTATGGGCCAGGTAATTACTATCTGTATGCAAAAGGAAAAGTATGTCCTTCTGTGGCCTTCGGCACACATGGAACCAATGCCCATGTGTTCTTTATTCCAGATGCCTCGGGAGCTCATTCTGTACAGTTTATAATTAATCTTGCAGAAGGCAGCGGCAGCAAAGAATATGTCACCAGTCTAAGTGCTAATTGGACGCCGAAACAAAGCATCCGTTTGATATCAGATAAAAACCGACCCACGGCCCGTAACGGCAAACGTATGTCACCTCCACGTAAAGC encodes the following:
- a CDS encoding pseudouridine synthase, which encodes MSSTKNPLKTSADKNTDPTVRLNKLLAERGLASRRGADKLIADGLVMVNGKKVYELGVKVNPNKDRITVDGKPIKSKTESLYIMFNKPKNVITSMSDPLERPTVADFMAELPVRVFPIGRLDWDSEGLLLLTNDGDFAQRVMHPKTEVTKTYHVKLDGQPLDYQIKKLLTGVSIPGGRVKAKHVEKLKQAKSKDRKTSEKHDWYKIIITEGKNHQVREMFKKIGYDVLKLHRVAIGKLRIGQLGRGEMVFLNEAAASRVFLQDLPEEAHGKRDVRHKSKKATSEKPLTKKKFNKVLNKA